One genomic segment of Paraburkholderia hospita includes these proteins:
- the dxs gene encoding 1-deoxy-D-xylulose-5-phosphate synthase produces MSLLDSIDSPSRLRGLGESKLQRVADEIREFLLESVSTTGGHFASSLGVVELTVALHYAFDTPNDRLVWDVGHQSYPHKILTGRKAGMASVRKVGGMAGFPTREESPYDAFGVGHAGTSISAAVGMALALRNRGARAVAIIGDGALSAGMAYEALNHAGSCKELPLTIILNDNGMSISPAVGSLNDHLQSLTGKWRDDESSLFEALGLDYVGPIDGHDIPTLLAVLRDAKTRTRPHVIHVVTQKGRGYERAELDPVAYHGPGPFDLVDGLISSAGGKRTYSQVFGQWLCDSAAKDDRIIGITPAMREGSCLVEFEQRYPDRYIDVGIAEQHAVTVAAGLATEGMRPVVAIYSTFLQRGYDQLIHDVALQELPVLFAVDRAGIAGGDGATHLGAFDIAALRCIPNMVVMTPSDERECYLMLNTALAYPGPCAVRYPRAKTGSDVIGRTNEILPFGKGIIRRSAGEHGDQRVAFLAFGPLLSVAMEAAQEIDATVVDMRFAKPLDEDLLLTVARSHDVIVTIEEGTVTGGAGAACAEHIAAEGLAVPVLRVGLPDEFIRHGDRSRLLELNGLDAAGVLETVRVFTGRHFDLFDAV; encoded by the coding sequence ATGAGTTTACTTGACAGCATCGATTCGCCATCAAGACTGCGGGGTCTTGGAGAGAGCAAACTCCAGCGTGTTGCGGACGAGATTCGCGAGTTTCTGCTTGAAAGCGTATCGACGACGGGCGGTCACTTCGCGTCGAGTCTCGGCGTGGTCGAGCTGACTGTTGCACTTCACTATGCATTCGATACACCAAACGATCGTCTGGTGTGGGACGTCGGTCACCAGAGCTATCCGCACAAGATTTTGACCGGCCGCAAAGCGGGAATGGCAAGCGTGCGCAAAGTGGGCGGAATGGCCGGCTTTCCCACGCGCGAGGAATCCCCCTACGATGCGTTCGGCGTGGGACACGCGGGGACTTCGATATCAGCGGCTGTCGGCATGGCTTTGGCACTGCGCAATCGTGGCGCGCGCGCCGTGGCAATCATCGGGGATGGTGCGCTATCGGCGGGTATGGCGTACGAGGCGCTCAATCACGCAGGTTCCTGCAAGGAATTGCCGCTGACGATCATCCTGAACGACAACGGAATGTCGATTTCACCCGCCGTCGGTAGTCTGAACGATCATCTTCAGTCGCTGACCGGGAAATGGCGCGATGACGAATCTTCGCTATTCGAAGCGCTCGGTCTCGACTACGTCGGACCCATCGACGGACATGACATTCCGACACTGCTTGCCGTACTGCGAGACGCAAAGACTCGCACCCGTCCGCATGTCATCCATGTCGTGACCCAGAAGGGACGCGGTTATGAACGCGCGGAACTCGATCCCGTCGCATACCACGGCCCAGGTCCTTTCGATCTGGTCGATGGATTGATTTCCTCCGCAGGCGGCAAGCGCACTTATAGCCAGGTATTCGGCCAGTGGCTTTGCGATTCGGCGGCGAAGGATGATCGAATCATCGGTATCACGCCCGCAATGCGCGAAGGCTCCTGTCTGGTCGAATTCGAGCAACGATATCCCGATCGCTACATCGACGTGGGTATCGCTGAACAGCACGCGGTGACTGTTGCCGCCGGCCTTGCGACAGAAGGGATGCGGCCAGTCGTCGCCATCTATTCGACGTTCCTTCAGCGCGGCTACGACCAGCTGATTCACGATGTCGCGTTGCAAGAACTGCCCGTTTTGTTTGCTGTCGATCGCGCCGGTATAGCGGGAGGCGACGGCGCAACTCACCTTGGTGCGTTCGATATCGCGGCGCTGCGTTGCATTCCCAACATGGTCGTGATGACACCGTCCGATGAGAGAGAGTGCTATCTGATGCTGAACACGGCGCTCGCCTATCCGGGTCCGTGCGCCGTCCGTTATCCCCGTGCGAAGACAGGCTCCGACGTTATCGGACGCACGAACGAGATTCTTCCCTTTGGAAAGGGGATCATTCGCCGCTCAGCGGGTGAACATGGTGATCAACGCGTGGCGTTCCTTGCATTTGGGCCGCTGCTGTCGGTCGCAATGGAAGCGGCGCAGGAAATCGACGCGACGGTGGTGGACATGCGTTTCGCCAAGCCACTGGATGAGGACTTGTTGCTGACGGTCGCAAGATCGCACGACGTGATCGTGACGATCGAAGAAGGCACGGTGACGGGCGGCGCGGGTGCCGCATGTGCCGAACATATCGCGGCTGAAGGGCTGGCGGTGCCTGTATTGCGTGTTGGACTTCCAGATGAATTCATTCGGCACGGCGACCGCTCCAGACTGCTTGAACTGAATGGCCTGGACGCTGCAGGGGTACTCGAGACGGTGCGGGTATTCACTGGTCGCCACTTTGACCTCTTTGACGCCGTCTGA
- a CDS encoding ArsR/SmtB family transcription factor has protein sequence MSTTRTTIDFDAAIRALAHPFRRKVLQWLADPDAYFTEAEYCALRAVSAGMLHARSGLSQSTVSGHLSQLERAGLIKTQKVGQWVFFSRNENAIRELAEWLCADIARISEQV, from the coding sequence ATGAGCACGACCAGAACTACGATTGACTTCGATGCAGCCATCCGGGCGTTGGCGCATCCATTCCGTCGAAAAGTACTGCAGTGGCTGGCCGATCCGGACGCGTACTTTACGGAAGCTGAGTATTGCGCGCTTCGAGCTGTGTCAGCGGGCATGCTGCACGCTCGAAGCGGCCTGTCGCAGTCGACGGTGTCAGGCCATCTGTCCCAGCTCGAGCGGGCCGGCTTGATCAAAACGCAAAAGGTTGGACAGTGGGTGTTCTTCTCGCGTAATGAGAACGCGATCCGTGAATTGGCCGAATGGCTTTGTGCGGATATTGCGCGGATCAGCGAGCAGGTCTAG
- a CDS encoding 2-oxoglutarate dehydrogenase E1 component, with product MITRNRKTSFLFGGNAPYVEEQYETYLADPTTVSEDWRGYFDALQDVPAVDGSDTGDVAHGPVVSRFIELAKQTRTAGRSENDVLSFARKQVAVQALISAYRMVGTRNAHLDPLRWTAPVPVPELNSSYYDLSHADMNTKFSMSGAHFSDQVETLGDLMQALKETYCGTLGAEFMYLADPEQRNWWSMRLESSRSKAALDNGDKLHILERLTAAEGLEKYLHARYVGQKRFSLEGGESLIVLLDELVAYGATKGVKSSILGMAHRGRLNVLVNIVGKPPAALFDEFEGKTAHLLPAGDVKYHKGFTGWLPTATGPAEVTLAFNPSHLEVVNPVVQGIARARAEVLGQGASAVLPVEIHGDAAVSGQGIVMETMNLSNTRGYGTGGTIHVVVNNQVGFTTSDPRDVRSSFYCTDIAKMIEAPVLHVNGDDPEAVIAATRLAIDFRATFNKSVVIELVCFRRHGHQEQDTPNITQPMMYRSIAGHPGVRTLYARKLVDQQLLTAEDVEKYVHDYRERLDTAQSVEEKKPAAQENEEENWPQLLDGNVSRIYYAPPLLDLVQKLALKITSIPDQYSLHPLVGRVVSARRDMAEGKRPLDWGMAEHMAFASLLSAGIDVRLSGQDSERGTFSHRHAVLHDQNRASRAEGTYVPLEHVSDDQGRFSVTNSVLSEGAVLGFEYGYSVVRQNSLVLWEAQFGDFANGAQVVIDNFLSAGAAKWGQRSGVTMLLPHGQEGEGPEHASARLERYLQLCAQDNMRVCQPTTPAQIFHLLRMQAVLHDRVPLIVMTPKSLLRHPEAVSSLDDLAKGRFNEILAESPTKEAASKVDRVILCSGKVYYELLERRRKSGKDNIALIRVEQLYPFPAKQISSELERYPNLKSVVWCQEESKNQGSWNFVMEQLLEIVKAPATLRYIGPEATASTAPGYKSMHLARQEKFLHAAIDE from the coding sequence ATGATTACGCGGAATCGGAAAACCTCCTTCCTGTTTGGAGGCAATGCTCCTTACGTCGAAGAGCAATACGAAACTTATCTTGCGGACCCGACCACGGTGTCGGAGGATTGGCGCGGCTATTTCGACGCGTTGCAGGACGTGCCGGCTGTCGATGGATCGGATACAGGTGACGTCGCGCATGGACCCGTCGTGTCGCGTTTCATCGAACTGGCGAAGCAGACGCGCACGGCAGGGCGCTCGGAGAACGACGTACTGAGTTTCGCCCGCAAGCAGGTCGCCGTACAGGCATTGATTTCAGCCTATCGTATGGTTGGAACTCGCAATGCCCATCTGGATCCGCTGCGCTGGACCGCGCCCGTGCCAGTGCCTGAACTGAATTCGAGCTACTACGATCTGTCCCACGCGGACATGAACACGAAGTTCAGCATGTCGGGTGCTCACTTTTCGGACCAGGTCGAAACGCTGGGCGACCTGATGCAGGCGCTAAAAGAAACCTATTGCGGAACGCTGGGCGCCGAGTTCATGTATCTGGCTGATCCGGAACAGCGCAACTGGTGGTCCATGCGGCTCGAGTCGTCGCGTTCGAAAGCCGCACTCGATAACGGCGACAAGCTGCACATCCTCGAACGTCTGACTGCTGCCGAAGGGCTGGAAAAATATCTGCATGCCCGCTATGTCGGCCAAAAGCGTTTCTCGCTCGAGGGCGGAGAGTCGCTCATCGTCCTGCTGGACGAACTGGTGGCATACGGCGCGACGAAGGGCGTCAAGAGCTCGATTCTCGGCATGGCGCATCGCGGACGCCTGAACGTTCTCGTCAATATTGTCGGAAAGCCGCCGGCTGCGCTGTTCGACGAGTTCGAGGGAAAGACCGCGCATCTGCTTCCGGCCGGTGACGTGAAGTATCACAAGGGCTTTACCGGCTGGCTCCCAACGGCGACCGGGCCTGCCGAAGTGACGCTCGCGTTCAATCCGTCGCACCTTGAAGTCGTCAACCCGGTTGTGCAAGGCATTGCTCGCGCGCGTGCTGAAGTATTGGGGCAGGGCGCAAGTGCGGTCCTGCCGGTGGAGATCCACGGCGACGCCGCGGTTTCAGGTCAGGGCATCGTCATGGAGACGATGAACCTGTCGAACACGCGGGGCTACGGAACGGGCGGCACGATACATGTGGTGGTGAACAACCAGGTTGGCTTCACGACTTCCGACCCGAGAGACGTGCGGTCGTCGTTCTATTGCACCGACATTGCGAAGATGATCGAGGCACCCGTGCTACACGTGAACGGCGACGACCCCGAGGCCGTGATTGCCGCGACGCGTCTCGCCATCGACTTTCGCGCGACGTTCAACAAGAGTGTCGTGATCGAACTGGTTTGTTTCCGCCGCCACGGCCACCAGGAACAGGACACGCCCAACATCACGCAGCCGATGATGTATCGTTCCATTGCGGGTCACCCTGGCGTCCGTACGCTCTATGCGAGGAAACTGGTGGACCAGCAGCTTCTGACGGCGGAAGACGTGGAGAAGTATGTCCATGACTACCGTGAGCGTCTCGACACGGCCCAATCGGTCGAAGAGAAAAAGCCGGCCGCTCAAGAGAACGAAGAAGAGAACTGGCCACAACTGCTCGATGGAAACGTCAGCCGTATCTATTACGCGCCGCCCTTGCTGGACCTCGTTCAAAAGCTTGCACTGAAGATCACCAGCATTCCGGATCAGTATTCGCTGCATCCGCTCGTTGGAAGAGTGGTGTCTGCTCGCCGTGACATGGCGGAAGGCAAGCGTCCGCTCGACTGGGGTATGGCGGAGCATATGGCCTTCGCGTCACTCCTTTCCGCAGGTATCGACGTGCGCCTGAGCGGTCAGGACAGCGAACGCGGTACCTTCAGCCATCGACATGCGGTGTTGCACGATCAGAACCGGGCGAGTCGGGCAGAAGGCACTTATGTTCCGTTGGAGCACGTGTCGGATGACCAGGGGCGGTTTTCGGTCACCAACTCGGTGTTGTCCGAGGGTGCCGTTCTGGGCTTCGAGTATGGATACTCGGTGGTTCGACAAAATTCACTCGTGCTGTGGGAGGCGCAGTTCGGCGACTTCGCCAACGGGGCGCAGGTCGTGATCGACAACTTCTTGTCGGCGGGCGCTGCCAAGTGGGGACAACGTAGTGGCGTGACGATGTTGCTGCCGCATGGGCAGGAAGGCGAAGGCCCGGAGCACGCGTCTGCGCGCCTCGAGCGCTATCTGCAACTTTGTGCGCAGGACAATATGCGCGTCTGCCAGCCCACGACGCCGGCCCAGATTTTCCACCTGCTGCGGATGCAGGCGGTGCTGCACGATCGCGTTCCCCTCATTGTGATGACGCCGAAGTCGCTTCTGCGCCACCCGGAGGCTGTCAGCAGTCTCGATGATCTCGCCAAAGGACGATTCAACGAGATCCTCGCCGAATCGCCGACGAAGGAAGCGGCGTCCAAGGTCGACCGGGTCATCCTGTGTTCGGGCAAGGTCTATTACGAACTTCTCGAGCGTCGGCGTAAATCCGGAAAGGACAACATCGCTTTGATTCGCGTTGAGCAGTTGTATCCGTTCCCCGCGAAGCAGATCAGTTCGGAACTGGAGCGCTATCCGAATCTGAAGAGCGTGGTGTGGTGTCAGGAAGAGTCAAAGAACCAGGGTTCGTGGAATTTCGTCATGGAGCAGCTGCTGGAGATTGTGAAGGCACCTGCAACACTGCGTTATATCGGACCTGAGGCGACCGCATCGACCGCGCCGGGGTACAAGTCGATGCACCTCGCGCGTCAGGAGAAGTTCCTGCACGCAGCGATTGACGAATAA
- a CDS encoding GCG_CRPN prefix-to-repeats domain-containing protein, translating into MNRKHIASIAVAATALALSIGTAEAAQGCGPGGWRNVWGQCRYSAPVIVQSPVVYAAPAAPVSNYACPPGYWLGPWGHCRDTPYHGRLPNGMYQ; encoded by the coding sequence GTGAATCGCAAGCACATTGCATCAATCGCAGTAGCGGCAACGGCACTGGCATTGTCGATCGGCACGGCAGAAGCCGCGCAGGGCTGCGGGCCGGGAGGTTGGCGTAACGTCTGGGGCCAATGCCGCTATTCGGCGCCCGTTATCGTGCAATCGCCCGTGGTCTACGCGGCACCGGCTGCACCCGTTTCGAACTATGCATGCCCGCCGGGATACTGGCTGGGGCCGTGGGGGCACTGCCGCGACACGCCGTATCACGGTCGGCTGCCTAATGGGATGTATCAGTGA
- a CDS encoding LysR family transcriptional regulator, producing MDKVSAIKAYVKVIESNSFTGAAEVLHTSTVYVTRMVQALESDLGVKLLNRTTRRSKPTDAGIRYYERCVALLRDLEEMDADAQASKGSNSGKVRVSMPSLVAKSVVIPQLPDFFANNPDIQLDISIADQHPDLIEDGLDCAVRVGPVSELGLIAKTVGIYKTLTYASPDYIRAHGEPVTLSDLSDHIGVSYAMKSGRIRGWEFIDGDEVRTIPLKSAILVNDADTYVACGLAGLGLIQGGTFILDAHVRAGRLNMVLRDYPSNPRPVSVVYMPNRTRPRRVDIFIEWLMELYSTQLAK from the coding sequence ATGGACAAGGTCTCCGCAATCAAGGCGTACGTGAAGGTGATCGAATCGAATAGCTTCACGGGGGCCGCCGAAGTACTGCATACGTCGACGGTCTATGTAACGCGTATGGTTCAGGCTCTGGAGTCGGATTTGGGCGTGAAGCTTCTGAACCGGACAACGCGGCGAAGCAAGCCGACTGATGCGGGCATTCGCTATTACGAACGTTGCGTGGCGCTTCTGCGAGACCTGGAGGAAATGGACGCCGACGCGCAGGCATCGAAGGGAAGCAATAGCGGAAAGGTCCGCGTGAGCATGCCCTCACTGGTGGCGAAGTCCGTCGTGATCCCGCAGCTGCCGGACTTCTTCGCCAATAATCCCGACATTCAACTCGACATCAGCATTGCCGATCAACACCCCGATCTGATTGAGGATGGGCTTGACTGCGCGGTGCGCGTGGGACCGGTGAGCGAACTGGGACTGATTGCCAAGACAGTGGGTATCTACAAGACGCTGACCTACGCATCGCCTGACTATATTCGGGCGCATGGCGAGCCCGTTACATTGAGTGACCTCAGCGACCACATCGGTGTCAGCTACGCGATGAAGTCAGGCCGTATCAGAGGTTGGGAGTTCATCGACGGGGACGAGGTCCGTACCATTCCACTGAAGAGCGCGATCCTCGTGAACGACGCCGATACCTACGTGGCGTGCGGGCTGGCGGGCCTCGGGCTGATACAGGGCGGCACCTTCATACTCGATGCCCACGTACGAGCTGGCAGGCTGAATATGGTGTTGCGAGACTATCCTTCGAATCCCCGGCCGGTTTCCGTTGTGTATATGCCTAACCGGACGAGGCCGAGGCGGGTCGACATTTTTATCGAATGGTTAATGGAGTTGTATTCGACGCAGTTGGCCAAGTGA
- the ilvB gene encoding biosynthetic-type acetolactate synthase large subunit, whose protein sequence is MTRNPNVASQVFQKAENAGEPMSGADIILRVLSEQGVDTVFGYSGGAILPTYDAVFRFNELHEKNPERQIKLVVPANEQAAGFMAAGYARASGKVGVFMVTSGPGATNAVTPIADCNGDSVPVVLICGQVPRAVIGTDAFQEAPVFNIMSACAKQVFLVTDPTKLEQTLRTAFEIARTGRPGPVVVDVPKDIQNWVGTYQGHGTLQFRGYSDRLRMVAKGADLGEDKRAEFFELLAQSKRPLLYVGGGVIAAGATAELRQFSERYKVPIVTTLMGLGAIPVKHELSLGMLGMHGAACANYAVEDCDFLIAVGARFDDRVAGGRPEAFAPRARYVAHIDIDEAEIGKVKRAHWTHVGDAKDALLSLMGYGRDVQAPSEWLEHVRDLKRAYGMNYDRHSPTIQPQYVIERLSQITGGRAIISTGVGQHQMWAAQFFDFVEPRNFLTSGSMGTMGFGLPAAIGAQFAQPDALVIDIDGDGSIRMNVGELETASTYGVPVKVLLLNNLGDGMIRQWQHLYYEGRLCVSDKTLHRKDFVMAAQADGFGFACRVDAISELDAKLKAFIDFDGPAFLEVMIDQNADVYPMVGPGQSYSNMITGPFIPSRNRQKAGGEGAGRQQVADMF, encoded by the coding sequence ATGACCCGAAACCCAAACGTCGCTTCACAAGTATTCCAGAAAGCAGAAAACGCCGGCGAGCCGATGTCGGGCGCCGACATCATCCTGCGCGTGCTCAGCGAACAGGGCGTCGATACCGTGTTCGGATACAGCGGCGGCGCGATCCTGCCGACGTACGACGCTGTCTTTCGCTTCAACGAACTGCACGAGAAAAATCCCGAGCGTCAGATCAAGCTCGTTGTTCCTGCCAATGAACAGGCGGCAGGGTTCATGGCTGCGGGTTACGCGCGTGCAAGCGGAAAGGTCGGCGTATTCATGGTCACGTCCGGTCCAGGGGCGACGAACGCCGTGACGCCGATCGCCGACTGCAACGGCGACTCGGTTCCCGTTGTCCTTATCTGCGGACAGGTGCCGCGTGCCGTGATCGGCACCGATGCCTTTCAGGAAGCGCCCGTATTCAACATCATGTCGGCGTGTGCGAAGCAGGTCTTTCTGGTTACCGATCCGACGAAACTGGAGCAGACGCTGCGGACAGCATTTGAAATTGCGCGCACCGGTCGTCCTGGTCCCGTTGTCGTCGATGTGCCCAAGGACATCCAGAACTGGGTGGGGACGTACCAGGGGCATGGGACACTGCAGTTTCGAGGCTACTCCGACCGTCTTCGAATGGTGGCAAAAGGCGCTGATCTCGGCGAAGACAAGCGCGCTGAATTCTTTGAGCTACTCGCGCAGAGCAAGCGGCCGTTGTTGTATGTCGGCGGCGGCGTGATCGCAGCGGGCGCGACGGCAGAATTGCGCCAGTTTTCCGAACGCTACAAAGTCCCCATTGTGACGACGCTGATGGGACTCGGCGCGATACCGGTGAAGCACGAGTTGTCGCTGGGCATGTTGGGCATGCACGGCGCGGCTTGCGCGAATTACGCGGTCGAAGATTGCGATTTTCTGATTGCGGTCGGCGCCCGGTTCGATGATCGGGTCGCGGGTGGCCGGCCCGAAGCATTTGCGCCCCGCGCACGGTACGTCGCGCATATCGACATCGACGAGGCGGAGATCGGCAAAGTCAAGCGGGCGCACTGGACTCATGTCGGCGATGCGAAGGACGCGCTTCTGTCGCTGATGGGTTACGGTCGTGATGTGCAAGCGCCCTCTGAGTGGCTCGAACACGTGCGGGACCTCAAGCGGGCCTACGGCATGAACTACGACAGGCATAGTCCGACGATTCAGCCGCAGTACGTCATCGAGCGGCTCAGCCAAATCACGGGCGGGCGCGCAATCATCAGCACAGGTGTTGGCCAGCATCAGATGTGGGCTGCGCAGTTCTTCGACTTCGTCGAGCCGCGAAACTTCCTCACGTCTGGGAGCATGGGGACGATGGGTTTCGGCCTGCCCGCCGCGATCGGCGCTCAATTCGCGCAACCGGATGCCCTCGTGATCGACATCGACGGCGACGGCAGTATCCGGATGAATGTGGGCGAACTCGAGACGGCCAGCACGTACGGTGTGCCAGTCAAAGTCCTGCTGCTCAACAATCTCGGCGATGGAATGATCCGGCAGTGGCAGCATCTGTATTACGAAGGCCGCTTATGCGTCAGCGACAAGACGCTTCACCGCAAGGACTTCGTGATGGCGGCACAGGCCGATGGGTTTGGTTTTGCCTGTCGCGTCGATGCGATCAGCGAACTTGACGCGAAACTCAAGGCTTTCATCGATTTCGACGGACCTGCTTTCCTCGAGGTCATGATCGACCAGAACGCCGATGTCTATCCGATGGTCGGGCCGGGCCAGAGCTACTCGAATATGATCACCGGGCCGTTTATCCCTTCGCGGAATCGTCAGAAAGCGGGTGGGGAAGGTGCCGGGCGTCAGCAGGTTGCGGATATGTTCTAG
- a CDS encoding GlxA family transcriptional regulator, with the protein MKVAVVIFDGVQALDVAGPLDVFAEANTFLPEHQRYQVSFVGFEAGMVTASNGMQLAVPFGYADFDTQCDLLLIAGGPQLPDFRPPVQFLDWLRRQANGATRYGSVCNGAFLLAHAGLLDSREVTTHWADAGRLADDFPQTCVQPDRIFIRDGRLFTSAGVTAGIDLCLSLVAEDWGHELAVRVAKRLVVYIQREGGQSQYSPYVGVRKDDDPIIGKVQRYVMDHITDVLSIEQLASAVSVSRRTFSRLFAKYAKVTPSAFVEQVRVDTARKLLEETDAPLKTVAFKCGFHSATHMRTTFARRLNVTPKQYRQRFRGEVDEHSLELDAIAE; encoded by the coding sequence ATGAAAGTCGCCGTTGTCATATTTGATGGTGTGCAAGCCCTGGACGTCGCAGGCCCACTGGACGTGTTCGCCGAAGCCAACACGTTTCTGCCTGAGCATCAGCGATATCAGGTCTCTTTCGTAGGATTCGAAGCAGGCATGGTAACGGCATCCAATGGGATGCAACTCGCCGTGCCCTTCGGCTATGCGGATTTCGACACACAATGTGACCTGCTGTTGATAGCGGGGGGACCGCAGTTGCCCGACTTTCGTCCGCCGGTCCAGTTTCTCGACTGGTTGAGGCGTCAGGCGAACGGCGCGACCCGGTATGGGTCGGTTTGCAACGGCGCGTTCCTGCTCGCACATGCAGGGCTGCTCGATAGCCGCGAAGTGACGACCCATTGGGCCGATGCCGGCCGCCTCGCCGACGACTTTCCTCAAACGTGCGTGCAGCCCGACAGGATTTTCATTCGCGACGGCCGCCTGTTCACGTCAGCGGGCGTTACCGCGGGCATTGATCTGTGCCTGTCACTGGTGGCCGAAGACTGGGGGCATGAGCTGGCCGTGCGCGTCGCGAAACGGCTGGTCGTTTATATCCAGCGTGAAGGTGGGCAGTCGCAATACAGCCCTTACGTCGGCGTGCGCAAGGATGATGATCCCATCATCGGCAAGGTGCAGCGTTACGTGATGGACCACATTACGGACGTGCTCTCGATCGAGCAACTCGCAAGCGCTGTCTCCGTCAGTCGACGCACCTTCTCGCGCCTGTTCGCCAAATATGCAAAGGTGACGCCGTCGGCATTTGTCGAACAGGTCCGTGTGGATACGGCGAGAAAACTGCTCGAAGAAACGGATGCGCCGCTCAAGACCGTTGCGTTCAAATGCGGCTTCCACAGCGCCACGCATATGCGTACAACGTTCGCCCGACGGCTCAATGTGACGCCGAAACAGTATCGGCAGCGCTTTCGTGGCGAAGTGGACGAACACTCGCTGGAGCTTGACGCGATCGCCGAATGA
- a CDS encoding porin has translation MRRYLEVRMGLSVVAMTVTAPVFAQSSVTLYGIIDTGFGYQSSQTTLGSTSGGHSAVKIINGVWAGSRFGLKGTEDLGGGTKAVFQLEEGFNSATGAQSVNGLMFNRQAFVGVTNERYGALTAGRQYASYYQLLAPYSPVTWLSGFYGAHPGDLDGLDTIYRTNNTIEYMSPSWYGLKVSASYSLAGVPGSVNQGSTWAAGLQYTRGAFGVAAAFSRINNSTRGGGAFGADSATSNAGAQTGVSAVTNGYQTAQAQQRFAVGAGYTINSQFDVTATYTNVQYIPGAGSAFRDQATFNTGGMVLHWKAAPVWDFAAGYSYTRATEANGIKSSAQYQQVTLSEYYSLSRRTGVYALQAYQRANGQTLGSNGHSIINATATIGDGFQSTPSSSRSLFAAGVGIIHRF, from the coding sequence ATGAGACGTTATCTCGAAGTCCGAATGGGACTGTCCGTCGTGGCAATGACAGTAACTGCACCTGTCTTTGCGCAAAGCAGCGTGACGCTCTACGGCATCATCGACACGGGCTTCGGTTATCAATCAAGTCAGACAACGTTGGGCTCGACCTCGGGTGGTCACTCGGCCGTCAAGATAATCAACGGCGTATGGGCCGGCAGCCGGTTCGGCCTGAAAGGCACGGAAGATCTGGGTGGCGGTACGAAAGCAGTGTTCCAGTTGGAGGAGGGCTTTAACAGTGCAACTGGGGCGCAGTCCGTCAACGGTTTGATGTTCAACCGGCAGGCGTTTGTCGGCGTGACCAACGAGCGGTACGGCGCGCTGACGGCAGGTCGCCAATACGCGTCGTATTACCAGTTGCTCGCACCCTACAGCCCGGTAACATGGCTTTCGGGCTTCTACGGCGCACACCCGGGCGACCTCGATGGGCTGGACACGATCTATCGTACGAATAACACGATCGAGTACATGTCGCCCAGTTGGTATGGTCTCAAGGTTAGCGCTTCATATTCGTTGGCGGGCGTGCCAGGCAGCGTGAATCAGGGTTCGACGTGGGCAGCCGGACTCCAGTACACGCGAGGCGCATTCGGTGTAGCGGCGGCGTTTTCGCGCATCAACAATTCGACACGCGGTGGCGGCGCGTTCGGTGCCGATTCGGCGACGTCGAATGCCGGGGCACAGACGGGTGTGTCGGCCGTCACCAATGGCTACCAGACAGCGCAGGCGCAACAGCGCTTCGCGGTGGGCGCAGGCTACACGATCAACAGTCAGTTCGACGTGACGGCGACGTATACGAACGTCCAATACATCCCGGGCGCGGGCTCGGCGTTCCGCGACCAGGCGACCTTCAATACTGGCGGGATGGTTCTGCACTGGAAGGCGGCGCCCGTGTGGGACTTCGCTGCCGGTTACAGTTACACACGCGCTACGGAAGCGAACGGCATCAAGAGCAGCGCTCAATATCAACAGGTCACACTGTCCGAGTACTACTCCCTATCCAGAAGAACGGGCGTATATGCGTTGCAGGCGTATCAGCGTGCAAATGGTCAGACGTTGGGATCGAATGGCCACAGCATCATCAATGCGACTGCGACGATCGGCGATGGCTTTCAGTCGACGCCTTCCTCGTCGCGTAGTCTGTTCGCGGCTGGCGTAGGGATCATTCACCGGTTTTGA